TCCACGGCGGACAGCACCCGGACAAAGCTTACGGTGCGGTAATGCCACCCATTTACCAGACTTCCACCTATGCCCAATCGTCCCCCGGACAGCACCAGGGCTACGAGTACTCCCGCAGCGGCAACCCAACGCGCCATGCCCTGGAGGAATCCCTGGCGAGTATTGAAAACGGCCGGTTCGGGCTGGCTTTCGCCAGTGGCCTGGCGGCCATGGATGCCGTGGTGAAGCTCTTAAAGCCGGGCGACGAAGTCCTGGCGACAAATGATTTGTACGGCGGCAGTTACCGGTTGTTCCGCAAAGTCTTCGAGCCCCTGGGGATCCGTTTTCGCTTCCTGGGCATGCAGGATGCCGAAGCCGTCGCTTCGGCAATTGGGCCTGAAACCCGTTTGGTTTGGGTGGAAACCCCGACCAATCCGATGATGCAGGTGATCGATATCGCGGCCGTGGCGGAAAGCTGCCGTTCCCGGGGCGTTCTTCTGGCGGTGGACAATACCTTTGCCACCCCCTATTTACAGCGCCCGCTGGAGCTCGGGGCGGACATTGTCATGCATTCCGCGACCAAGTATCTGGGGGGGCACAGCGATGTGGTGGCCGGCGGCCTGGTGGTTAAAGACAAAGAACTGGCAGACCGGTTGTATTTTATCCAGAATGCCAGCGGGGCCGTCTGCGGTCCGATGGACAGCTTCCTGGTGTTACGGGGGATCAAGACCTTGCATGTGCGGATGCAGCGCCACTGCGAGAACGGCCGGGCCGTAGCCGAATTCCT
This genomic window from Robiginitalea biformata HTCC2501 contains:
- a CDS encoding cystathionine gamma-synthase, producing the protein MKKDLRFNSRTIHGGQHPDKAYGAVMPPIYQTSTYAQSSPGQHQGYEYSRSGNPTRHALEESLASIENGRFGLAFASGLAAMDAVVKLLKPGDEVLATNDLYGGSYRLFRKVFEPLGIRFRFLGMQDAEAVASAIGPETRLVWVETPTNPMMQVIDIAAVAESCRSRGVLLAVDNTFATPYLQRPLELGADIVMHSATKYLGGHSDVVAGGLVVKDKELADRLYFIQNASGAVCGPMDSFLVLRGIKTLHVRMQRHCENGRAVAEFLAGHPGVERVYWPGFPDHPNHDIAAKQMTGFGGMISFVPRGARFEDAVRIVENLRVFTLAESLGGVESLAGHPASMTHASIPKDEREKSGVTDSLIRLSVGIEDAADLTEDLERALAAMNRD